From the genome of Streptomyces sp. NBC_00523:
GCGCAAAAAGATCACCTCGTTACTGGCCGGGCTCGGGCTCGCCGGGGCGGCCCTGCTGGCCACCTCGGCCCCCGCCCAGAGCCACGGCTACACCGACTCGCCGATCAGCCGCCAGCAGCTCTGCGGCATCGGCACCGTCAAGCACTGCGGGCAGATCCAGTGGGAGCCGCCGAGCGTCGAGGGTCCCAAGGGCTTCCCCACCCGCGGCCCGGCCGACGGCCACATCTGCTCGGGCGGCATCGGCCGCTTCTCCGAGCTGGACGACCCGCGCGGCGGCGCCTGGCCCGCCACCAAGGTCACCGCGGGCCAGAACTACACGTTCAACTGGCGGATCGAGGCCCGGCACGCCACGACCGACTTCCGCTACTACATCACCAAGGACGGCTACGACCCCACCAAGCCGCTCACCCGGGCCGACCTGGAGACGCAGCCGTTCCTCACGGTGCCCTTCGGCGGCCGGCTGCCCGGCTCGACGGTCAGCCACTCCGGCGTACTGCCGCAGAAGTCCGGCAAGCACCTGATCCTCGGTGTGTGGACGATCTCCGACACCGGGAACGCGTTCTACGCCTGCTCCGACGTGCAGTTCTGACCGTCCGGCCCGTGCCCCGCGCCACCCGCCCGTGCGCGGGGCACATCCGGCCGCGACGGTGACGCGCGGCCCGCCGCGCACGGAGGCCGTTGATACAGTCGCTGGCCCCCGGAGTACGCACCGAAAGAGGCCGGCGAAGCATGGCGGTGGACGCGCTCGACACCCGTATCCTGCGGCTGCTCATCGAGCAGCCGCAGACGAGCGTGCGCGAGTACGCACGCATCCTGTCCATCGCCCGGGGCACCCTCCAGGCGCGCATCGACCGGCTGGAGCGCGACGGTGTGATCACCGGGAGCGGCCCCTTCCTCTCGCCCGCCGCACTCGGCCACCCCGTCCTCGCCTTCGTGCACCTGGAGGTCACGCAGGGCCATCTGGACGAGGTCGGCGACGCGCTCGCCGCGGTGCCCGAGATCATCGAGGCGTTCTCGACCACGGGCGGCGGCGACCTGCTGACCCGGGTGGTCGCCCGGGACAACGGGCACCTGGAGGACGTCATCCAGCGGCTCATCCGGCTGCCCGGCGTGGTCCGGACCCGGACCGAGGTCGCGCTGCGCGAGCGCGTGCCGCACCGGCTGCTCCCCCTGGTCGAATCGCTGGGCGGCACCGCCCGTTGAGGAGGTCCGGTCATCCGGGCTCCGCGCGCCGGATATCCTGATCTTGCCGCGCTCCCCCACCCCGCTCTCGCCCCGGCGAGGCCGTCGCCGCGGCAGTCGGAGCGGTCCTCGGCCAGGCCCTGGGCCCGAGCCATCGAGATTGGTGTGCACAGGTGCTGGTTGCTGGTCGGTACCGGCTGATATCCGCCATCGGCCGGGGTGGAATGGGTGAGGTCTGGCGGGCCACCGACGAAGTCCTCGGCCGTGCCGTCGCCGTGAAGCTGCTCCTCGGCGAACACGCCGACGAGTCGGCCACCGCCCGGTTCCGCCTGGAGGCCCAGACCGCGGCCCGCCTGAGCCACCCTCATCTGGTGGCCGTCTTCGACTTCGGGGCCTGGGAGAACCGGCTCTTCCTCGTGATGGAGCTGGTCGAGGGCCGGAGCCTGGCGGACCTGCTGCTGGCCCAGGAACGGCTGGGTCCCGAACAGGCCGCCCGTATCGCGGGACAGGCCGCCGCCGGACTGGCCGCCGCGCACCGGCAGGGCATCGTCCACCGCGACATCAAGCCCGGGAACCTCATGCTGGACGGCGAAGGCACCGTCAAGATCGGGGACTTCGGCATCGCGCAGTTCGTGGACGACCCGTCCGCCGCGCTGACGACGACGGGCCACATCGTCGGGACGAGCCTCTACCTCGCCCCGGAGCGGGCGCTCGGCCGTACCGCCGACGCCGCGTCCGACATGTACTCGCTCGGCTGCGTCGTCTACCAACTGCTGCTCGGTGACCCGCCGTTCCGTTCGGACACCGCGACGGCCACCCTGTACCAGCACGTGGACACGCCTCCGGTGCCGCTGCGTCAGCGCGGCGTGGACGTCTCCGCCGCCTTCGACACGTATCTGCTCGGCCTGCTCGCCAAGCAGCCGGAGGACCGGCCCACCGCCCAGCAGGTCGCCGACTGGTTCCAGGGCGACGCCTGGCGCGGCCGCCCGGAACCGCTGCCCCCGCACCACCCGGCGCCCGCCCTCGCGCCCTTCCCCGCCGCACCCGCCGCTCCCGCCGCGCTGCCCGGCGCGGACTCCGGTGCGCCGACCACGTACCGGCTGCCGCAGGCACCGGCGGGACACGCGCCGGCGCCCGGGCCCGGACAGGGGCACGGGCGGCGTGCGGCTCCCAGGAGCACGAAGGGCCGGCGGCGGACCGCCGGTGAGGCGATCCGCCGCCGGCCCCGGGTGGCCAGTGCCATCGCCGGAGCGATCGCCTTTCTGGCGGCTGTCTTCCTGGGGATGAGCCTGTTCTCCGGGCGGTGACTACCAGCGGCCGTGAACCGCCGCGCGGAACCTGCGGTCGTAGAGGTCGCCCACCGCGTCCAGCGTGCTCTGCGGAAGCGGGGCGAGCGCGGCGGCCGCCGCGTTGCCCCGGGCCTGCTCCGTCGAACGGGCGCCGGGGATGACGCTGGTGACACCCGGCTGCTGGATGATCCAGCGCAGCGCCGTCTGCGCCGGGGTGGCGCCTTCGGGGGCGAGCGCGGCGAACTCGGCGGCGGCCGCCACACCGGTCGCGTAGTCGACGCCGGAGAAGGTCTCGCCCTGGTCGAACGCCTCGCCGTGCCGGTTGTACGTGCGGTGGTCGCCGGGCGCGAAGACCGTGTCCGCGGTGTACTTGCCGGACAACAGCCCGGAGGCCAGCGGCACCCGGGCGATGATGCCGACCCCGGCCGCCCGCGCCGCCGGCAGGACCTCGTCCAGCGGCTTGAGGCGGAACGGGTTGAGGATGATCTGGACGCTCGCCACACCCGGCCGGGCGATGGCCGTCAGCGCCTCGGCGCACGTCTCGACGCTGACCGCGTAGGCGGCGATCCGCTGCTCGGCGACGAGCGTGTCCAGCGCGTCGTACACCTCGTCGGAGGAGTAGACGGCGGTGGGCGGGCAGTGCAGCTGTACGAGGTCGAGGGTGTCGACGCCCAGGTTGGCGCGGGAACGGTCGTTCCAGGCGCGGAAGTTGTCCAGGGTGTAGTTCTCCGGCACCTGGTCGGCGCGGCGGCCCATCTTCGTCGCGACGAAGACCCCGGCGTCGGGCCGCTCCTTCAGATAGCGGCCGATGAGCTGTTCGCTGCGGCCGTCTCCGTAGACGTCCGCCGTGTCGAAGAAGGTGACCCCCGATTCGACGGCCGCGTCGAGCACTCCGAAGGCGTCCTCCTCGCGGACCTCTCCCCAGTCCCCGCCGAGTTGCCAGGTGCCCTGTCCGACGACCGACACATTGCGTCCGGTCCTGCCCAGTTCGCGCTGTTCCATGGGGATCATGCTACGTCCGCCCCGGTGTCCTGCCCGAGCGCGGTGAGCCGCGCCAGCTCCTCGTCGGTGAGCCGCAGGGCGCCCGCCGCCACATTGGCCTCCAGGTGCTCGGGGTTGCCGGTGCCCGGGATGGCCAGGACGTGCGGACCCTGCTGGAGGGTCCACGCCAGCCGGACCTGGGCGGCCGAGGCGCCGTGGGCGCGGGCCACGTCGAGCAGTGCCTCGTGTTCCGCGACGGCCCCGGACTCGCGGCCGGCGCCCGCGATGGCGTAGAAGGGGACGAAGGCGATGCCCCGTTCACCGCACATGCGCAGGACCTCCTGGGAGTCGGCGCGCCGCTCGCCGATGCCGTAGCGGTTCTGCACGCAGACGACGGGGGCGATGGCCAGGGCCTCGGTGATCTGCTCCGGCCAGACGTTGGAGAGGCCCAGGTGGCGGATGAGCCCTTCCTCGCGCAGTTCGGCCAGGGCGCCGAAGAGCTCGGAGACGGGGCGGTTGCCGTTCATCCGGAGGTTGACGACGTCGAGGTGGTCGCGGCCGAGCTGACGGATGTTCTCCTGCACCCGGCCGCGCAGCTCCTCGGGGCGGGCCCAGTCGGTCCAGTCGCCGGAGGGGCCGCGGCCCGGGCCCACCTTGGTGGTGATGACCAGGTCGTCCGGGTAGGGGCCGAGCGCCCGGTTGATCAGCTCGTTGGCCGAGCGCAGCGGCGAGAAG
Proteins encoded in this window:
- a CDS encoding lytic polysaccharide monooxygenase auxiliary activity family 9 protein; translation: MRKKITSLLAGLGLAGAALLATSAPAQSHGYTDSPISRQQLCGIGTVKHCGQIQWEPPSVEGPKGFPTRGPADGHICSGGIGRFSELDDPRGGAWPATKVTAGQNYTFNWRIEARHATTDFRYYITKDGYDPTKPLTRADLETQPFLTVPFGGRLPGSTVSHSGVLPQKSGKHLILGVWTISDTGNAFYACSDVQF
- a CDS encoding Lrp/AsnC family transcriptional regulator; translated protein: MAVDALDTRILRLLIEQPQTSVREYARILSIARGTLQARIDRLERDGVITGSGPFLSPAALGHPVLAFVHLEVTQGHLDEVGDALAAVPEIIEAFSTTGGGDLLTRVVARDNGHLEDVIQRLIRLPGVVRTRTEVALRERVPHRLLPLVESLGGTAR
- a CDS encoding serine/threonine-protein kinase codes for the protein MGEVWRATDEVLGRAVAVKLLLGEHADESATARFRLEAQTAARLSHPHLVAVFDFGAWENRLFLVMELVEGRSLADLLLAQERLGPEQAARIAGQAAAGLAAAHRQGIVHRDIKPGNLMLDGEGTVKIGDFGIAQFVDDPSAALTTTGHIVGTSLYLAPERALGRTADAASDMYSLGCVVYQLLLGDPPFRSDTATATLYQHVDTPPVPLRQRGVDVSAAFDTYLLGLLAKQPEDRPTAQQVADWFQGDAWRGRPEPLPPHHPAPALAPFPAAPAAPAALPGADSGAPTTYRLPQAPAGHAPAPGPGQGHGRRAAPRSTKGRRRTAGEAIRRRPRVASAIAGAIAFLAAVFLGMSLFSGR
- a CDS encoding aldo/keto reductase gives rise to the protein MIPMEQRELGRTGRNVSVVGQGTWQLGGDWGEVREEDAFGVLDAAVESGVTFFDTADVYGDGRSEQLIGRYLKERPDAGVFVATKMGRRADQVPENYTLDNFRAWNDRSRANLGVDTLDLVQLHCPPTAVYSSDEVYDALDTLVAEQRIAAYAVSVETCAEALTAIARPGVASVQIILNPFRLKPLDEVLPAARAAGVGIIARVPLASGLLSGKYTADTVFAPGDHRTYNRHGEAFDQGETFSGVDYATGVAAAAEFAALAPEGATPAQTALRWIIQQPGVTSVIPGARSTEQARGNAAAAALAPLPQSTLDAVGDLYDRRFRAAVHGRW
- a CDS encoding aldo/keto reductase, which produces MTSHTLTAAAAGTWRLGDLTVNRMGFGAMRLTQNGRAFSDERTPHDRDRAVAVLRRAVELGVNHIDTAAFYFSPLRSANELINRALGPYPDDLVITTKVGPGRGPSGDWTDWARPEELRGRVQENIRQLGRDHLDVVNLRMNGNRPVSELFGALAELREEGLIRHLGLSNVWPEQITEALAIAPVVCVQNRYGIGERRADSQEVLRMCGERGIAFVPFYAIAGAGRESGAVAEHEALLDVARAHGASAAQVRLAWTLQQGPHVLAIPGTGNPEHLEANVAAGALRLTDEELARLTALGQDTGADVA